A region of the Clupea harengus chromosome 7, Ch_v2.0.2, whole genome shotgun sequence genome:
TGCGGGCAGATGGGCTTGATCCTTTCCTGCGCCTTCTCCACTCCTGTCCCAAACTGACAACACTAACCATTCACATGGAACCTCCCAGAATGCACCAggcacaggaagaggaagaggaggacgaagaggaggagagggaagaagaccTTGAGGCTCTCCCCTGCCTTCCTCGTCTCTCTTGTCTGGCACTGAAGTAAGTAAGAGTGCCAGAAGAACGCACAGATAGACATACATATAGCTCACGTGTAcatattatttttatatatttgtaacacTTCAAGTGTAATAATGCATGAATTTCTGTCACCTGAAATCCACACTTAATTTGTGTAGGTTCTTCTTATTAATGCAATAGGCAGCAAtgcttctaaaaaaaaaagcatattaGGTGTCTCCAAGCAGCGAGATATGATATGACAGTCCTATCATGAACATTCTCCAACCTCTTTTTAAAGACTTGCAGTGTCTGGgattttaattaaattttttGGTTAATCTTGAGTGACCTTTTGTCTTTATATAGGTCTTACCATATACTTATGTGTTCTTTCGTTAAAAACAGTATTGATTGTTGTCTTTAccttcactgcaggtgagagGAAAAGCTTTAAGCTATTTTTTCATACACATTTTATCATGTTCATTCCTTAGCTTCCTTTTCGATGAGCGGCAGAAAAGGACACCCATGTCCTGGAGATCTCTGAAGGGAGGCCTGTGGGCCTTGCTAAGGGGTGCACCCCTCCTGGAGAGGGTCTCTCTTGTGGCCATCCCTTGCCCCCTGGAccctgtgttttgtctgttgCTGGATCATCCTGCCGTCCCCATGAAGGCTGCACAGAGCCCTGCCCTCCAGCACTTGCAGGACTTGAATCTGGCGCATTCTGATGTGTCCATGGCAACTCTGTCACGATTAGTTGTCATGGACAGTGGTCTGTTCACACTGGACCTCAGTGGTTGCTGGGCTGTGACTCTCCATGATGTCCACTGTCTGCAGAGTGTGGCCAGAAAAAGACACCAGAAGTTACACATTATATGGACGTGAAGTACTTATAAGAATGAAATACCTTGAGCAGTGCCTTTTTATATGGAAAATCATGCACTTTAATATGACTTTTTGAAGCTTTAAATGATCCTATTCTACATTGTGTATTATGATATTTTATATTCATCCACAGAACTTGGattatattatttaattctTATATTTGAGATTTGATTACTGTAGTACTTGAAGCAACAAGTTCACTTATGTCAGCACTTTGGGCAACgtaagttgtttttaaatgtgctttgacTTGACTTATGTTTATATCCCTATTATTGTGTCTGGTCTATATCATATCATCTCCGGTGAACTGAGCTCTTTAATCAGAAAGTACATATTTAATTATAGTGTGTTAACCAATCCACTGGCCTATTTGTGTACTACCCAATCTTAATCTTAATAGAAAAGCCTCCCAGCACTTCGAGGGAAAGGGTCAATTGTGACTGGTTATATCAGTTTCAGTTCTGGTATTATTCTAACATGTCCCATTTCAAGGAATAAAATATTGTCATTTTAAAAGAACTACATTAGTAGCTGCTGCTTTTGTGGGTAATGGCAAGGcattcttttttaaatgaagaagtTGACACGGCTGACAAAGTTGTTGCAGTCGAAGTTTTTTTAATTCTCataaaaaatgtgccaaaacTGCAGGTATACACATCCTCTACAGTGAGCCATAGCTCTTATAGACAGAATGTATAAATCTGTAGCAAGATGGCAACAATCACAGCTCGTAGCGTAACTCTAGCCTGCCATTCCCAATTGAGCAAGAGAGCGATAGGCTGCCACGTTGTACAGTAGTAATGCAGGTCCCCAGATGGTCGTCATTCATCAGGTCCTTATCCCACACCTCCAGTCTGAGGACATCTCCAGGTCTTCCGCTGGGGAAGCTGAACTGAGCGCTCCAGGAGGGGTTGGCGTTGTCCCGTCTGAAATCTGTCATGCCGCCAAAAGCATGGCCACAGTACACTTTGACGTAGGGGTCAGGGGGGCCCCAAGGGTCGCCGTACAGGCCGTAGGCACGGATGCCCCACACACGGACGTCAGCAGTagccacacacagcagagacaggACAAGGAGGCCCAGGGGCAGGGAGGTACAGCAGGTTGCCATGACTCTCAGGACAGACAAGGGCTCTAAGGCATGGTAGAAACTAACAGAGAgaacaaatgcacatacaacaCACCAAACTAAATCATCTTTCTTCAATGTTCCGACTGactcaaatgtattttgtgttggTCATTCCAAGCAAAGATCAAAAAAGTGATCTTAATAAAAACCTTCATGAAGGAGTGGTTCCAAAACCAAAACACATTAATTAATTACATTAATAAGGGCAAAATCAGGCCAGTCTTGGTTTCCTACCTGAGGAGTATGAAGGCTCTGTGTCCAGCCCAAGATGAGTTCTCATCACCTGCGCTCAGCTTTTAAAGGAGCATCGCTGTGTGTCCATTCATTGCGTCATCCCGGACCTTTGCCACTCTCAGGGGAATTCTGGCCAAAGACAATAAGTACTGGTTCAGTTTTCATTGGCCCAGAACAGCATTTTATCCAGTTTGATCAATACAAGGTGAAAGTCCTTTTGATGTTGCAGAACAGGTTCAGTCATCCACATTATTCAGGCTCTCATGCAGTGAGCAAACTTTTCAAAATATctttatttgatttaaattaatttcCCCCTAATTCTTGCCGGTTAAGCAATATTTTATATGTCGTGTTTTAAGTTACAATTTATTGGATCACTTAGCagtatttgttgtttttgtgttgtattAGGATGACTATAGTTGGATTGAAGGACTAGTCTAGGTTTCCAATCTTCTTCTAACAAAAAAGAGGTGAAGTGAATCTGATAACTAAATATTGAAATTGTACACATGGATTCACATTTAACCCTTGGAAATAGTAGGCTGACCACCACTACATGGCTACCCAAAATGGAACACAGGAACATGATTTGGCTGTTTCAAACCTCACAGACTAGTCGACGgcagcagctgctggtgcaagCCTCCAACAGTGGTAGTTATAGTGAAACAGTGGTGGGCCTACCGGGACGGAGAAGAGCTTTGGTCAGTGGTTAAGAATGTAATGAACAAGTAATGCCCTCTATGTTGATGATCACCTAAACTTGTAGGCCTATGCAGTAGTCTCTAAAGGACTCAACCTCAGGAATTACATTTTGGCTGATGGCTCTTCTAGTACATGATGTTCTCAACAAGGACCATAGGCGGGGCAGTAGATTCTCTCTCTCGAGCGCTCTAAAATTAGctgtaaatatttgtgtttttactaTGAACACAGTAATGAATTCAAGCATTTCCAAAGGATGACAATGACTCCCACAGTTGAAGGTAGGCTTGAATCACTTTCATAAAAGGTCTGTAAAGATAAGTTTTGTTGTTTCAAAGGTCGTTTTCAGCAATGATTCTCAGTTTAGCTGTAAATGTATATTGTAACTTTATTATAACTATACCAGGGATATAGTAATTCTATAATTCTATAAAGAGTCATAAACAGGAATGTACTCTCTGGTGCTGATGTTCTCAGGAACTGATCATCCATTACTCCTAGGCTGAAGTCCAATATGATATGTCACTACACTCTACACTACTCAGAAATCTGCCTTTCATttactattttcatttataaacGCACTGGCGTTAAACTCAGTCTCATTCACCAGGCAAGAAGAATGTTGTCATCATGGGCAGAAAAACGTGGTTCTCTATTCCAGCCCAGAATAGACCTCTCAAGAACAGGGTCAATGTTGTTCTCAGCAGAGAGCTGAAGTAAGAGCCTCAGTAAATTCAAGACATGGCAGCCCTGGCTTTAGTTGTGTGCATGGGTAGCTTTGCATGGTCAGATAGATTAGTCCATTGATCAGTAGATACATTATGTTTATAAAACTGGACTTTTCTGTCGTAGCCTGCTGAcattcctctcccccttcttctctgACCTAGGCAGCCTCCACCAGGAGCTCACTATTTGGCGTCTGACTTTAGTGAAGCCCTTTGTCTTCTGGACACAACAGACCTAGCAAAAGAGGTGGACCAGGTTTGGATTATTGGAGGCATTTCACTGtacccacttctgacaccatatgtagcgaagggagagagcaatcACCCCGACTGGCCTTGAACCCAGGTCATAGACAATCAATGTTCACACAACCCCTTGTCagccggactggtagaaaagaatgaaccaaactattaaaagcaagttgagaatccaagagtgaaatttgtgaaattaagcatgcatgttgtcaAGACAGTAAAGTGTTATCACTGTTTTAAATAATGTTTGGAAGAACCTACACTGCCTAAAATCATTTGctaaaacagataaagagattgaatatacatttgcagaatatatggcaaaaatgtgaattagctaaatgctctcagaactctctgtgctctgcaggaacctgtgaggctgaaaccaaggttgggccaggagattgggtcctaatcaacagcctcaaaagaaaacactggcaCTCGCCAAAGTGGTTCGGACCataccaagtgctactgtcaacaacTACCGCAGTCAAGATAGctgagagagccacctggatacatctaacacattgcAAACGAGTAAGCTGGccttagacagagacagagggtaggagctgtcttcctctacagttttcaaGGGCCGGCCCACTGTGACAGGAAGTCCATCCTACAAAGGGGGATGGTGTTTTTAGAGACCACCCGTCTCAAACGATGGTGAAGAAAACAACGCTGTCCAGTGGGGTAGAAGAGCCTAGTGGAGATTGGGAGGGcggggcggtcctatctctgtgaagtcatggggagttacaagaaaaatgaaacaatgtgtgggACTTTTAATAATAACTGTACTTCTCTACATTTTTGGACTGTTAGCATATTGATGGATATCACAACAGAcaccggtcttggtcaaatgtTCGTGACGGGGCCTGGCTtaagatcatccgtggtggaaaCGGTGAACCAGACTGctcaaacacactttccacaaagagactgtttacattttcctgcccagtgTAACTTTCAACAGCCGATGTGTTCTGTAGAATGACTGAAGGGGAGCAGGGCCTTAAAgaacacagcaaagaggcctgtttgaatgttatctgaagcctaggcgagctaatgataCACACCGAGGGAACTGGACACAGTGTGAAACCATTACACAAGTGATTGGGGATAAACTAAAATGATCAGAAGTTGTCAGACAAAATGCAAGGAGCTGATGCTCAGGACTGGTTTCGTTTCCTGTCTGGAATGTTTTCTTCATAGAAAAAGAATCTTAATGTCTTGTGTACAAATGATGTTACTTGTCCTGTGTTTATTGGCAACCTGTACATGTTATGTGATACCCTGCATTCGGAAAAATGGTGACCACTATGATAGTGGACACAGTTGACGCCCACAATGTTGCTTATATGCTTATAAATGCTTAtgaatgcaaagtatacaaatgtgtgatgagaaatatgatgacatttaatgactgacttatgatgatatggattgatgctcagtaatgatctctgttctgaaaatccatgtgatgaagctcagagtgatgattttggggttatccattgaaattgatagtTGACACTAAGAACGATGATTTGTGATtatgattgtgattttgaatgacccattgaaacggataattAGTGGGGAATGATAGAGATAATTTCGctacactgttaatgacttaaaaatatattaatcaagtgccttgtattaatatttaccttgtatgaatcatggcttttctgtgtttctgtgtgtgtgtaacttagattattaggtgccacttagtctgcatatgtgtaagagcacagaaagcatagtaagatatCCTCCAACGTCAGAAAGGAGCATCGATGTGTGTCCATTCATTGAGTCATCCCGGACCTTTGCCACTCTCAAGGGAATTCTGGCCAAAGACAATAAGCACCTGTTCAGTTTGCATTGGCCCAGAACACAGACATTTTATCCAGTTTGATCAATTCAAGGTGAAAGTCCTTTTGATGTTGCAGAACAGGTTCAGTCATTCACTTTTCAAAATatctttatttaatttaaattaattttccCCTAATTCTTGCCCGTTAAGCAATATTTTATATGTCGTGTTTTAAATTACAATTTATTGTATCACATATCTGCCAAAAATaacatttgtttgttgatgtAATGATTTGCTCCTTCTTCTTTGCCAAAAAGTATCTTAAAAACAACCCcaaaacactaaacaaacaGTTCGTGTTTGATGATGATTATGCTGTTATTGTTAAAACAGGTATGGAGGGTAAAATATAAAAGGTTTATCTTGTTCTAACAAAAAAGAAGTGAAGTGAATCTGATAACTAAATATTGAAATTGTATACACGGATTCACATTTAACCCTTGGAAATAGTAGGCCGACCACCACTTCATGGCTACCCAAAATGAAACACAGGAACATGATTTGGCTGTTTCAAAACTTACAGACTAGTCCACGGCAGCGGGCCTACCGGGACGGAGAAGAGCTTTGGTCAGTGGTTAGGAATGTAATGAACAAGTAATGCCCTCTATGTTGATGATCACCTAAACGTGTAGGCCTATGCAGTAGTTTATCGTTGTATCGTTGCAGTTTGTCCTGATATGGGCATCGGCAAAAATGGCAATCTCCCATGGCATCCAATAAGGTTAAGGTAAGGTAGGAGAACAACGATGTAtctatatacacaaacacatagctaTGTAACTCTTAATATGGTCGGTAGTTAACGTTAATGTTGAATTAGAAAAACCGTTGTGGGCTCAATTTGCATTTGGCTTGTAGTGGCTTTACAGTTGAGCTAAAGAACTCTGTAGCGTCCAAGCTGAAGCAAGTGCTGCTGTAGTCCGGGGTAGAAAGTTCAGGCTGCATGGCACAACCACTTTAAGTTAGCTACTGTGCAAATTCTGAGTCGGTGGTAGCTATATTGTATACAGAATATTAATACTGTATTCATATTGTATACTAAAATACTTAATGAAGCAAATTATGTTGAAACATTTTAGCCGCATATTCCGAATATGAGCTGTAGGCTACGTATATGATTACAAGCATGTAGCTTCTACAGCTGCAACAaatgttgtatgtgttttgtgtcatatatatatatattatatatatgacaaaaca
Encoded here:
- the LOC105902734 gene encoding synaptotagmin-5-like, whose translation is MATCCTSLPLGLLVLSLLCVATADVRVWGIRAYGLYGDPWGPPDPYVKVYCGHAFGGMTDFRRDNANPSWSAQFSFPSGRPGDVLRLEVWDKDLMNDDHLGTCITTVQRGSLSLSCSIGNGRLELRYEL
- the LOC116220993 gene encoding dihydrofolate reductase-like, whose protein sequence is MLQNSNEFKHFQRMTMTPTVEGKKNVVIMGRKTWFSIPAQNRPLKNRVNVVLSRELKQPPPGAHYLASDFSEALCLLDTTDLAKEVDQVWIIGGISLYPLLTPYVAKGESNHPDWP